From the genome of Nitrosarchaeum sp., one region includes:
- the purN gene encoding phosphoribosylglycinamide formyltransferase, with translation MLNLGILISGRGSNMESILKAIKHKKIPINPAIIISNKPDAKGLKIAQKMGIKTEVIESKNFKGSRLDYDKKIISTLEKHGVTPKNGLICLAGFMRIISPEFVKKYKNRIINIHPALLPAFPGLNAQKQAIDNGAKYSGCTVHFVDSGVDTGPIILQLVVKVKNNDTEKTLSKRILAKEHKAYPEAVRLFAENRIKIVGRKTIIS, from the coding sequence TTGCTAAATCTAGGAATTTTAATTTCAGGACGCGGGAGCAACATGGAATCCATTCTAAAAGCAATTAAACATAAAAAAATTCCAATTAATCCAGCTATTATTATATCAAACAAACCTGATGCAAAAGGCTTGAAAATTGCACAAAAAATGGGCATAAAAACAGAAGTAATTGAAAGTAAAAATTTCAAAGGTAGTAGATTAGATTATGATAAAAAAATAATATCAACTCTAGAAAAACATGGCGTTACACCAAAAAATGGGTTGATTTGTTTAGCTGGATTTATGAGAATAATTAGTCCGGAGTTTGTTAAAAAATATAAAAATAGAATAATCAACATCCACCCAGCTTTACTTCCAGCTTTTCCAGGATTAAATGCTCAAAAACAGGCAATTGATAACGGTGCAAAATATTCAGGATGTACTGTACATTTTGTTGATTCTGGGGTAGATACAGGACCAATAATTTTACAACTAGTAGTCAAAGTAAAAAACAACGATACAGAAAAAACATTATCAAAGAGGATTTTAGCAAAAGAGCATAAAGCATACCCTGAAGCTGTAAGGTTATTTGCTGAAAATAGGAT